GGTGGGGGTCTATGAGCGCAAGGGAATCATCGGGGAAAGAAAACAGGCGGAAATTGGGATGCAGACGATCCGTGCCGGGGACATCGTCGGTGAACATACCGTAATCTTCGGAGGCCTGGGTGAAAGGTTAGAGGTTACCCACCGCGCCCACAGCCGGGACAACTTTGCCCGGGGAGCGGTACGGGCCGCTTGCTGGGTGGTCAAACAGAAACCCGGACTTTATGATATGCAAGATGTGCTGGGACTCAAATAACGATTAAATTGCGGATTGCGAATTGCGGAATGCGGAATTGAAATCAACAAATGAAAGATTCCGAATTCCGAAATCCAAATTCCGAATTTGTTAGAAAGGGAAGGAGAAAGAATGAAACAGCCTTGGAAAACAGAGAAGTGGTTTGTCAGCCCTTGGAATTACGAACCGGAGGTTACCTCGAAATTTCAGTTTCCACCGGCCAAGGAGATCAAGATCCATGATATTACCCTGCGGGACGGGGAGCAGCAGGCAGGAATCGCCTACACTTTAGAAGATAAAATGAAAATCGCCAAGGCATTGGCAGAAGCAGGAGTGCATCGCATCGAAACAGGAATGCCGGCGGTCTCTAAGGAGGATGAACGGGCTATCAAGGAGATCGTTCAGGCGAATTTTGGGCCGGAAATTTTCGCTTTTTCCCGTTGCATGGTTTCGGATGTGAAGCTGGCCAAAGAGTGCGGGGTGAAGGGAGTGGTGGTGGAGATTCCATCGAGCGAGCATATCATCAAGCATGCTTACGGGTGGGAGTTGCAGAAAGCCATCGATCTTTCCATCGAAGCCACTTTGCTGGCCAAGGAATTAGGCTTATACACGGTCTGGTTCCCGATCGATGCTTCGCGGGCGGATATGAATTGGTTTTTAGATTTGATCGAGAAGATTTCCACCGAGGGGCATATGGATGCCTTGGCCGTGGTGGATACCTTCGGGGGTATTTCACCCCATGCCATCCCGCACCTGATCAAGAGGATTCAGGAACGCGTTAAGAAACCCTTGGAGCCACATTTCCACGATGATTTTGGTATGGGAGTGGCCAACACGCTCATGGCCCTGGCTTGCGGGTGTACGGTGGCCCACACCACAGTTACAGGAATCGGCGAGCGAGCGGGTAATGCCGCCATGGAGGAGTTAGTCCTGGCCCTTTTAACTATGTACGGGATTGACATAGGGATCAAGACGGAGAAATTTTACAGCCTTTCCAAGCTGGTGCGGGAGCTGTCGAACACGCAGATTCCTTCCAACCGCCCCATCGTGGGGGAGACGCTCATGGACGTGGAGTCCGGCATTGTGACTAGCTGGGTGAGGCGCTGCCGGGATGAAAATCCCCTGGAGCTTGGCCCTTTCGTTCCTTCCCTGGTGGGGCAACGCCCCATCGAGATCGTCATGGGTAAGAGCAGCGGGATCGATTCAGTGGCCGAATGGCTGGAAAAGATCGGCGGCGATGCCTCCCAGGAACAGCGCGAGGCCATCGTTTTGAAAGTGAAGGAAGCTTCGATTAAGAAAAAAGGGTTGCTGACGGAGCAAGAGTTTAAAAAGATCTTCGATCAAGTGGTTCACGGATAATTGGAGAATTGGAAATTCGGAGTTCGGAGTATTGAGTTCGGAGGGTAAGACTCATTGCTTCGAACTCCGAACTAAACACTCCAAACTGATTATTCTTAGTCCCCATCCCTTTATCTCCACATCTCTCCCTCATATCTTTTCATCCACCATCTGGATGGCTTTTTTCGGGCAGATGTCGATGCAGGTTGAGCAACCCTGGCAGAGTTGCGGGTTGATCTCCGCTGAGGCATCGGTCAGGACGATGGCATTACAATGTCCGATCTCTACACATAGACCACAAGAAGAGCATTTTTCTGGGTCTACCTGAGCAACTCCGGCCCAGACCGTCAGCTCCGCTGCTGATTTAATTTCCTGGATAAGCAGGTCCCGAATATCTCTTACTGTCTGAAAGCCCATCTTCTGCATGTAATTTTTCAAGGACTTCATCCATTTTTCCAGAAAGCCGAACCCGTGGATCATGGTCTCGGTGCAAACTCCGATGGAGTCGGCACCGCACATGATCATTTCTACGGCGTCTTCCATGGAAGCAATCCCGCCGGTACCGATGATGTGGGGGGTGGGTCCGACCATTTTCCGGATCTCAAAAACATCCCGCAGGGCCAGAGGTTTGATCCAAGGTCCAGAAAGGCAACCCATGGTGTTTTCCCCTTGAAGGTTATAAATGGGCTTTTTATAGTTCCAGATGTCAATGGGAGGAATGCCCAGGCGATTGGCTACGCTGCAAACCGCTGCCGCCCCGGCCCCCAAGGCCACCTTAGAAACATCAGCGATCCGGCCTCCTTCAGGTGTAATCTTGGCGATAAGGGGAAGTTGGGTGACTTCTCGGGTTTTTTCAAGCACCAGCCGCACCGAGGTTTCATCCTGGCCCATGCTTGCTCCAGAGGAAGGACGGTTCTCCTTAGTGGCCTTCGCAGATACGTCCACATTAAAGGACATATTCGGGCAGCAGAAGTTCAATTCGAGGATTTGCGCTCCGGCAGCTTCAAAACGCCGGGCCGCATCCTGCCACCCATCCAGGTCCGCCTGGACATAGGAGTAGTTGGCAATAATGACCATTTCTTGGCATTTTTTCCGGGCCTGTTCCACGAGCCGAAGGCCGCTCTCCATATCCAGACGGTATTCGGCTGTGAAAGTGTGGAGTTTTTCTTTTTTCAGCCAGCGGTAGCGAGGTTGATAGTTAATGTAAGGGACTGGGTTGAAAGTCTGTTTGATGGCCGCTGCTCCCCAGCCGCATTTCTCGGCGAGTTCCAGTTGCTCGATGCGTTTGGCCGTCGGCCCGGAAGCGACCATGAAGGGATTTTTCAATTCCACATTGCCGATTTTGACCGGCAGGTAATAAAGATCATCGTTCATCTAAAACCTCCTAAAATAATTAGCCACAGAGGTCACAGAGCCCACAGAGCCCACAGAGATCAATTAGAAATCAATGATCAATAACCAAAATACAGAAACATGGGGAAAAAGTATTTTGTCTGATGTTGCAATTTTTCTATTTGATTGTTGAATTTATTCTCTGTGCCCTCTGTGTTCTCTGTGGCTTAAGACAGGGAGACTTTTCGTCCTTCTTCCACAGAAACATATCCTGCATATAATACCTCAACCACCTGCATGGCCAGGTCTAAACCTGTGAGGGGTTGACGGTCGAAAGCGATGGCTTCCATGAAATCCTGAATTTCATGGGGGTACCCCAAGAGCCACTCTTCGTGCGGATTGGGGAACGAAAGCCCGGCTTTGGTTTCCTGCTTTTCGTTAAAATAGACGTCTTTAACCGGGGTGGGGTCAATGGTATAAAACTGGCAGACCCGAACCGGGCAGAGGTCAAATTTTATCCGGGCATGGGAAAGACGGATGTCCATGTTGGATTCCATCCCGCCCAGAAGGTCATCGGCGGCGAAGAAGGTCCCTTTGGTACCATCGGTAAAGGTGATCGTGAGTTGCGACCAGGTCTCTACATCTCCCCAACCTGTCACCAAGGGGCTTCCCTTTGTGCCGGCAAAAGCAGAGGTTTTGGTGAGGTCAGTTCCGTCCGCCCAAACCTCTCGAGCAAGGATGGGGTGGCCGAATTTTTTTCCTCCCTCGAATTGCTTCAAAAAAAGGCCGGAAGCAATGGGGTGAGCACCCAGGCGGGCCATGGCTCCGCCCCCCGCATGCCGCCACCACTTAGCATACTCGGCATGGGAACCACTGTGCGATTCTTCCCCGCGCATCTCCAAAATGGCTCCGGAAACGAAACATTTCTCCATTAGCTCCAAGGCTTTTTTGAAAGCAGGGGCGTGTACCCAGTTTTCAGCATAGCAAAATTTCACCGGATGGGCGGCCATTACTTCGGCGACTTTTTTCAAGTCTTCCCGAACTTTCCGCAGCATTTCCCTCTTTGGGGTGGAGCCGACTTTATCGTCCGGTTCCCCCTGGCCGAAATAACCAGTGAGCGGCTTTTCGCAGATGATATGTTTATCGGCCTGGGCGGCCTGCAGAACCATGGGCAGGTGCAGAGCGTTGGGGACAACAAGGTCCACTACCTGAATCGACCTGTCGTCCAAAATATGCCGAAAGTCATCGTAACACTTGGGGATGCCAAAACGCTTGGCCAAGTCTTCAGCCCTGGCTTGGTTGACATCCGCAATGGCAACGATTTCAACGGGAACCCCCTGCACCTGCCGGTAGGAGCGCAGATGGAAAGCGGCAGCGAATCCTGCTCCCACGATACCGACTTTCACGGTCGTAGTCATTTTTCTTCCTTTCCAGAGGATAAAGGGTAGTAGGAAAAAAATCGAGTTGCCTTTACGCTAAAATTTTGAACATTGTTTGTCAAGAAGAAAGATTATTCCGCAATCCGCAATCCAAATTCCGCAATTCAAAAGGCCAATTTTTGTTGACCGGATTATTTCCTCATGTTAACTTAAGCGCGTTTGGGATCATTGTTCATAGTGTGTAAATTGTGGAAATTTAAAATTTTAGGGAGGAATGTGTGCAGGAGCACCTGGCTAAACTTTTACAGGAACTTTCTCTCCTTGACGGGCTTCCGGGCCACGAGCAAGTAGTAGTTCGCTACCTGAAAAAACAGTGGACCCCGTATGCGGATGAAGTCCAGGTGGGCGTGAACGGGAACGTCTATGCGCGAAAAACGGGCCGGACATCCGGCTTGACTGTGATGGTCGCCGCCCATACCGATGAAATCGGCCTGGTGGTGAGGGACGTTGATCCACGGGGAATGATCCGCTTCGACAAACTGGGCTGGTTCAGCGATTCCTGGCTTCCGGGTATGCGGGTGCGGATTGGCCGAATCCCGGGAATGGTGGGTATCAAGTCAGGTCATTTGATGACCGAGGAAGAAAAACGCACCGTTCTTCCCCACCGCAGTCTGTACATCGACGTGGGGGCAAAAAGTGCGGAAGAGGTCGAACGGATGGGCATTTCCATTGGCGACCAGATTTCCTTCGATGTGCCTTTTGGCCGGTGGAACAATCCTGATTACTGCTGCGGCAAAGCCATGGACAACCGGGCGGCTTGCGCGATCCTGGTGGCGCTCATGGAAAGGCTGGCGGACGGTAATTTCCCCGGAACGGTCTGGGCGATTGGTACTGTCCAGGAAGAGAGAGGTTTGGGAGGGGCACGCACGGCCGCGCACTTCACCCGCCCGGATTGGTTCATGGCTGTGGATGTGGCCCTTGCCGGCGACACTCCAGAGAGCCCGGTGAGCAGCAAGCCGGTGCGGCTGGGTTCCGGGGTAGTTATTAACCTAGGGGATTTTTTGGAATCACCCAAAAGAGGATATTTTATCAACCCAGGGCTGAAGGAGATGGCCCTGCAGGTAAGTAAAGAAAAGGGTACCCCCATCCAACTCCAGGCCCTCTACGGTAATTCTTACACGGATGCGGCTGCCGTATCTCAGGAATTTACAGGCATCCCCTGCATCTCCTTAGGAATTCCCACCCGGTATTCTCATGCCCCTTCCTCAGTCTGCCATCTTGGAGACATGGAATCCTGTCTGGAATTGGCCGAGGGGATGCTCCGCCGCGGGCTCGCAAAGAAGGACCTGGATTTTCTCAGAGAAGATTAAGGAGTAAAGCTTGAAGTTGTCGGAGTGGGTGAAGAAGAATACTCAGACCATTTCGGTGTTTGTGATTGTTTTAGTGGTCTGGCACTTTGGGGTGGTCCTTTTGGGCATCAAGGAATATATTCTACCTACCCCCCTGGCGGCCATTAAAACCCTTTTTGAAGCCAAATACCGGTGGTCGTTTAACTTTATGGCCACTTTTTACGAGGTGGTTGGAGGTTTTATCCTCTCGGCATTGGTGGGGGTGTTTCTGGGTATTGCCATTATCTGGTCAGATTGGCTGAAACGGGCCATCCTCCCCTTCCTGGTGTTCGTGAATACGTTGCCCAAGATCGCCATAGCCCCTCTTTTTATGATCTGGTTTGGGTATGGCATCCTGCCCAACATTCTCATCGTGGTTTTGATTTCTTTCTTTCCCATGGTGATTAATACGGCCACGGGGTTGGTAGCAGTGGAAGAAGACCTGTTGGACCTGGTGAATTATCTTCACGCCACAAAATGGCAGAAGTTGAAAATGATCCAGTTACCCAATTCCTTACCTTATATATTTTCCGGTTTGAAAATTACCTCTACAACAGCCGTCGTAGGGGCAATCGTCGGAGAATTTATCGCATCCGATAAGGGCCTGGGGTCAGTGATTATCTCCTCGCAGACCACTCTTTCTACTCCGGCGATATTCGGCTCGTTGATTCTGATTTCAGCGATCGGTATGGGCCTTTTTTGGGCAGTGGAGGTCATGGAAAGAGTTTTAATGCCCTGGGAGAAGCAGAAATAGGAAGATAGGGGAAAGAAAGATATAGGGATAGGGGGATGGGGAGATGGGGAGAAACGGAGATGGGGGGAGGAGAAGAAAATCAGTTCCCAACCAGGAGTCTTTAGCCGAGTAAAATAAAAAGGAGGGGCAATAAGATGAAAAGAAAAATTAAAAGGATTGGAAGTACGGTTTTTATCGGCTTTTTGTTCCTTGCCTGGAGCAGCATGGGCCTGGCAACAGATAAGGTAACCCTCAACCTGAATTGGTTTTACGTGGGGGACCATTCGCCTTATTTCGTGGCCACGGAAAAGGGCTGGTACAAAGAAGAAGGGCTGGAGGTCAATATCATCCCCGGGAAAGGATCGGCTGATGTGGCCAAGAAGATCGACGTTGGATCAGCAGAGTTCGGGATCGTGGACACCGGCGTGGGGATTGTAGCGAGGGCCCAAGGAGCGAAGATCAAGAATGTGTCCATGCTTTTTGATAAGAGCCCGTACTGCATGTGGATGTGGAAGGATTCCGGGATTAACAGCCCCAAAGATCTGGTTGGTAAGAAAATCGGGGCCCCTCCTGGAGATGCCCAGCGGACGATCTTTCCTGCCCTGGCGATTGCCAACGGGTTTGATCCAGGTAAGGTAACTTTCGTGAACATCGCCCCGGAAGCGAAGCTGAGTGCCCTGGTCTCCAAGCAGGTGGATGTGGTCTTCGACTTTTACTCCGGAGCCCCCTTCTATTACAAGGCTTTCGGGCCAGACAAGGTGAAGTTTATGATGTTTGCCGACTGGGGGGTGGATGTTTATTCCAATGCCATTGTTGTTACGGACAAATATGCAAAAGAAAACCCCGGTATCATCAAGAGATTTGTCAAGGCCTCGCTGCGTGGATGAGAATTCACCCTGAAGAACCCGGAGGAAGCCATTAATATCATGGCCAAGTATCGGACGGAGATCGATAAGCCCCTCATGCTGGCCAACCTGAAGCTGATCATCGACCTTTTCCGGACCGAACGCTATCAAAAGAATGGTATTGGCTGGGTGGATGATAAGAAAATGGCCGACTCCATCAAAATTATCGCGCAGTACAGAGACTTGAAGGTGGACATGAAACCCAGCGATATGTATACCAACGAATTTTTAACGAAAATTCCATTGCCCATCGAGGTAAAATAACGGAAGATCTTCACCGCATTTCTTTTAATCTCGGCGATCTCAGCGCGCTCTGCGGTGAATGATGGCTTTTTCTATGAACAACCACAGCCCATTTATCAACATCCGCAACCTGAGAAAAATCTATCTTACCAAAGCGGGAGAGGTTTGCGCCCTGCAGGATGTGACCTTCGATGTCTTCCGTGGGGAGTTCATCACCCTGGTTGGCCCCTCGGGTTGCGGTAAAACCACCCTATTAAAAATCATCTCCGGCCTTCTGACCAAAACGGACGGGGAACTGCTATTTTCTGCCGGGGGATATTTTGACCCCACGCGGGATGTAGGCATGGTCTTCCAGCGGCCCGTACTTCTAAAGTGGCGTTCGATAGTGGAAAATGTCCTTCTCCCGGTGGAAATCCTGAGGCTGGACCGCAAGCGTTATTATTCTAAGGCCATGGAGCTTTTGCAGCTGGTCGGTCTGGAAGGGTTTGAGAAGAGCTATCCGAACGAACTCTCCGGGGGAATGCAGCAGCGGGCTTCGATCAGCCGGGCCTTGATCCACAATCCTCAGCTCCTTTTAATGGATGAACCTTTCGGTGCCCTGGATGCCTTGACGCGGGAGAAGATGAACCTGGAAATCCTGCGCATCTGGCAGGAGACAGGTAAGACCGTCCTCTTCGTTACTCATGGGATTCAGGAGGCCGTCTTTCTGGCGGACCGGGTGATTGTTCTCAGCGCCAGGCCGGCCCGCATGGTTGCTGCCATTGACATCAATCTTCCTCGCCCCCGCACCATGGAGATGAAGGCGGAAAAAGAATTCGGCCGGCTCTGCCTAGACATCTACAAGCTTTTGGAGGAGAAATGATCTTAAATGCGGAATGCGAATTGCGGAGTGCGGAATTAAAGATTTTCATTCCGCATTCTGAATTCCGCATTCCGAATTTTTAAAAGGTGAGAAAATAAATAAGGACCCACTTCCTGAAAAGCGTTCCCTGGAAATGAATATCTTCCCCACGCGCGAGGAGATGGGCAAGGCTGCCGCCTGGGATGTATCCCAGGCTATGAAGCGGTTCGTGCAAGCAAAGGGCAAAGTCACCATTGTTTTTGCCGCGGCCCCCTCGCAGAATGAATTTTTGGCCCACCTGTCGAAAACGAAGGGTGCTGTATGGCCCCAGGCCACCTGTTTTCACCTGGATGAGTATGTAGATCTTCCCCGGAATCATCCGAACACTTTCGAGGTTTATTTGCGAGAGCACCTTTTCGACCACGTTCACCCGAAAGAGGTCTATTTCATGAAAGCCCTGCAAGGCGGAGCAGACCAGGTGGCACGGCAATACGCCAGGCTCATCCAGAAAAGTGCAGGGTTGGATATCGCCTGTATCGGCATCGGCGAGAACGGCCACATCGCTTTCAACGAACCCGGTTCGGATTTAGAGGATCCGCTGATGGTAAGACGGATCACCCTCGATTCCCGCTCCGTCAGACAGCAGTACCGGGATTATAAAGACCACCCCAACCCGCAGGCGAGGTATTCCTCCCTGAAAGCAGTTCCGCGAAGGGCGCTCACCCTGACGATTCCGGCGATCCTCTCGGCCAAAGAAATATATACCATCGTTCCCGGACCCCCAAAAGCGGCGGCGGTGAAAAAAATGTGGGAGGGGCCCGTTTCTTCCGCCTGTCCCTCATCCGCCCTGAGGCTGCACCGGCAGGTTAAAGTTTACCTGGATCAGGATTCAGCCGGAGAGTTAAGGTAGGA
This window of the Deltaproteobacteria bacterium genome carries:
- a CDS encoding 4Fe-4S binding protein, whose product is MNDDLYYLPVKIGNVELKNPFMVASGPTAKRIEQLELAEKCGWGAAAIKQTFNPVPYINYQPRYRWLKKEKLHTFTAEYRLDMESGLRLVEQARKKCQEMVIIANYSYVQADLDGWQDAARRFEAAGAQILELNFCCPNMSFNVDVSAKATKENRPSSGASMGQDETSVRLVLEKTREVTQLPLIAKITPEGGRIADVSKVALGAGAAAVCSVANRLGIPPIDIWNYKKPIYNLQGENTMGCLSGPWIKPLALRDVFEIRKMVGPTPHIIGTGGIASMEDAVEMIMCGADSIGVCTETMIHGFGFLEKWMKSLKNYMQKMGFQTVRDIRDLLIQEIKSAAELTVWAGVAQVDPEKCSSCGLCVEIGHCNAIVLTDASAEINPQLCQGCSTCIDICPKKAIQMVDEKI
- a CDS encoding M20/M25/M40 family metallo-hydrolase produces the protein MQEHLAKLLQELSLLDGLPGHEQVVVRYLKKQWTPYADEVQVGVNGNVYARKTGRTSGLTVMVAAHTDEIGLVVRDVDPRGMIRFDKLGWFSDSWLPGMRVRIGRIPGMVGIKSGHLMTEEEKRTVLPHRSLYIDVGAKSAEEVERMGISIGDQISFDVPFGRWNNPDYCCGKAMDNRAACAILVALMERLADGNFPGTVWAIGTVQEERGLGGARTAAHFTRPDWFMAVDVALAGDTPESPVSSKPVRLGSGVVINLGDFLESPKRGYFINPGLKEMALQVSKEKGTPIQLQALYGNSYTDAAAVSQEFTGIPCISLGIPTRYSHAPSSVCHLGDMESCLELAEGMLRRGLAKKDLDFLRED
- a CDS encoding Gfo/Idh/MocA family oxidoreductase: MTTTVKVGIVGAGFAAAFHLRSYRQVQGVPVEIVAIADVNQARAEDLAKRFGIPKCYDDFRHILDDRSIQVVDLVVPNALHLPMVLQAAQADKHIICEKPLTGYFGQGEPDDKVGSTPKREMLRKVREDLKKVAEVMAAHPVKFCYAENWVHAPAFKKALELMEKCFVSGAILEMRGEESHSGSHAEYAKWWRHAGGGAMARLGAHPIASGLFLKQFEGGKKFGHPILAREVWADGTDLTKTSAFAGTKGSPLVTGWGDVETWSQLTITFTDGTKGTFFAADDLLGGMESNMDIRLSHARIKFDLCPVRVCQFYTIDPTPVKDVYFNEKQETKAGLSFPNPHEEWLLGYPHEIQDFMEAIAFDRQPLTGLDLAMQVVEVLYAGYVSVEEGRKVSLS
- a CDS encoding pyruvate carboxyltransferase, encoding MKQPWKTEKWFVSPWNYEPEVTSKFQFPPAKEIKIHDITLRDGEQQAGIAYTLEDKMKIAKALAEAGVHRIETGMPAVSKEDERAIKEIVQANFGPEIFAFSRCMVSDVKLAKECGVKGVVVEIPSSEHIIKHAYGWELQKAIDLSIEATLLAKELGLYTVWFPIDASRADMNWFLDLIEKISTEGHMDALAVVDTFGGISPHAIPHLIKRIQERVKKPLEPHFHDDFGMGVANTLMALACGCTVAHTTVTGIGERAGNAAMEELVLALLTMYGIDIGIKTEKFYSLSKLVRELSNTQIPSNRPIVGETLMDVESGIVTSWVRRCRDENPLELGPFVPSLVGQRPIEIVMGKSSGIDSVAEWLEKIGGDASQEQREAIVLKVKEASIKKKGLLTEQEFKKIFDQVVHG
- a CDS encoding glucosamine-6-phosphate deaminase; the protein is MNIFPTREEMGKAAAWDVSQAMKRFVQAKGKVTIVFAAAPSQNEFLAHLSKTKGAVWPQATCFHLDEYVDLPRNHPNTFEVYLREHLFDHVHPKEVYFMKALQGGADQVARQYARLIQKSAGLDIACIGIGENGHIAFNEPGSDLEDPLMVRRITLDSRSVRQQYRDYKDHPNPQARYSSLKAVPRRALTLTIPAILSAKEIYTIVPGPPKAAAVKKMWEGPVSSACPSSALRLHRQVKVYLDQDSAGELR
- a CDS encoding dihydrodipicolinate reductase C-terminal domain-containing protein, which codes for VGVYERKGIIGERKQAEIGMQTIRAGDIVGEHTVIFGGLGERLEVTHRAHSRDNFARGAVRAACWVVKQKPGLYDMQDVLGLK
- a CDS encoding ABC transporter ATP-binding protein — translated: MNNHSPFINIRNLRKIYLTKAGEVCALQDVTFDVFRGEFITLVGPSGCGKTTLLKIISGLLTKTDGELLFSAGGYFDPTRDVGMVFQRPVLLKWRSIVENVLLPVEILRLDRKRYYSKAMELLQLVGLEGFEKSYPNELSGGMQQRASISRALIHNPQLLLMDEPFGALDALTREKMNLEILRIWQETGKTVLFVTHGIQEAVFLADRVIVLSARPARMVAAIDINLPRPRTMEMKAEKEFGRLCLDIYKLLEEK
- a CDS encoding ABC transporter permease, with the protein product MKLSEWVKKNTQTISVFVIVLVVWHFGVVLLGIKEYILPTPLAAIKTLFEAKYRWSFNFMATFYEVVGGFILSALVGVFLGIAIIWSDWLKRAILPFLVFVNTLPKIAIAPLFMIWFGYGILPNILIVVLISFFPMVINTATGLVAVEEDLLDLVNYLHATKWQKLKMIQLPNSLPYIFSGLKITSTTAVVGAIVGEFIASDKGLGSVIISSQTTLSTPAIFGSLILISAIGMGLFWAVEVMERVLMPWEKQK
- a CDS encoding ABC transporter substrate-binding protein; protein product: MKRKIKRIGSTVFIGFLFLAWSSMGLATDKVTLNLNWFYVGDHSPYFVATEKGWYKEEGLEVNIIPGKGSADVAKKIDVGSAEFGIVDTGVGIVARAQGAKIKNVSMLFDKSPYCMWMWKDSGINSPKDLVGKKIGAPPGDAQRTIFPALAIANGFDPGKVTFVNIAPEAKLSALVSKQVDVVFDFYSGAPFYYKAFGPDKVKFMMFADWGVDVYSNAIVVTDKYAKENPGIIKRFVKASLRG